In the Lysinibacillus sp. PLM2 genome, one interval contains:
- the trpG gene encoding glutamine amidotransferase, which produces MILLIDNYDSFTYNLYQQISSLGKDVMVVRNDALTINDIRKQHPEAIVLSPGPGTPSEAGITVDVVKELYKEYPIIGICLGHQSIGEAFGGEIVRARNIMHGKISALTYEKKGLFKDMDGELEVMRYHSLIIEPTTLHADLEIVATSADDGEIMAIQHKNYPVFGLQFHPESIGTKAGTKMMETFLNLISVSKQIG; this is translated from the coding sequence ATGATTTTATTAATCGATAATTATGATTCCTTTACCTATAATTTATATCAACAAATTTCAAGTCTTGGTAAGGATGTAATGGTTGTCCGAAATGATGCATTGACAATCAATGATATACGAAAGCAACATCCCGAAGCAATCGTTTTATCACCCGGACCAGGAACACCTAGTGAGGCAGGAATTACTGTAGATGTAGTAAAAGAATTATATAAGGAGTATCCAATTATAGGGATTTGTTTAGGCCATCAATCCATTGGTGAAGCATTTGGAGGAGAAATCGTCCGAGCGCGCAATATTATGCATGGGAAGATTTCGGCTTTAACATATGAGAAAAAAGGGTTATTTAAAGATATGGATGGGGAGTTAGAGGTGATGCGTTACCATTCACTAATTATCGAACCAACAACTTTACATGCTGATTTAGAAATTGTAGCTACATCAGCAGATGATGGTGAAATTATGGCTATTCAGCACAAAAACTACCCTGTTTTTGGTTTGCAATTCCATCCTGAATCAATTGGAACTAAAGCTGGAACAAAAATGATGGAAACATTTTTAAATTTAATCTCAGTTAGTAAACAAATAGGGTGA
- the trpE gene encoding anthranilate synthase component I, which translates to MSVEVKPYIIREVQGDMMTPISVFASLKGKNKILFESSAKHDESGRYSFIAVNPVAELKGDNETYYYRYGDDELIKESGSVLQKLREMLPIQKIQLPFSFFGGAIGYFGYDTAFYNEKIGEVLQDDLNMPDVHVYFYNTFVVFDHFLQKVSIAAIDLFQESLSEESMIASINQLIEQIKQGLTFVEDEDISIHFEPTINKEKFISMVQKAKEHIARGDIFQVVLSQRFSAQFSGNPFSLYRKLRTSNPSPYMFYLEFDNYTIIGTSPESLVKVHNGVVTTNPIAGTKPRGKTVSEDLELEQQLLKDEKEIAEHRMLVDLGRNDIGRVSKIGTVKVSKYMVIERYKYVMHIVSEVIGELQDDVHVLDVLSSCLPAGTVSGAPKIRAMQIINELEDKKRGVYAGAVGYVSVHGNMDLALAIRTMIVNNDKAYVQAGAGIVYDSIPESEYNETLNKAKALLEVHR; encoded by the coding sequence ATGTCAGTAGAAGTAAAACCGTACATCATTCGTGAGGTTCAAGGCGATATGATGACACCAATTTCAGTTTTTGCTAGTTTAAAAGGGAAGAATAAAATCTTATTTGAGTCTTCAGCAAAGCACGATGAAAGTGGACGTTATTCCTTTATTGCAGTCAACCCAGTAGCTGAATTGAAAGGTGACAATGAGACGTATTACTATCGATATGGTGATGATGAGCTTATAAAAGAATCTGGATCAGTACTTCAAAAATTACGTGAAATGCTCCCTATTCAAAAAATCCAATTACCTTTTTCTTTTTTTGGTGGAGCCATTGGTTACTTTGGATATGATACAGCTTTTTATAACGAGAAGATTGGAGAAGTTCTACAGGATGATTTAAACATGCCGGATGTACACGTATATTTTTATAATACATTTGTTGTGTTTGATCATTTTTTACAAAAGGTTTCGATTGCTGCAATCGATTTATTTCAAGAATCCCTATCAGAAGAATCAATGATTGCAAGTATAAATCAACTAATTGAACAAATTAAACAAGGTTTAACATTTGTTGAAGATGAGGACATTTCAATACACTTTGAACCTACTATAAATAAAGAAAAGTTCATTTCTATGGTTCAGAAAGCGAAAGAGCATATTGCTCGAGGAGATATTTTCCAAGTTGTATTATCACAACGTTTTTCCGCACAATTTAGTGGCAATCCTTTTTCGTTATATCGAAAATTACGTACATCAAATCCTTCGCCATATATGTTTTATTTAGAATTTGATAATTATACAATTATAGGCACCTCCCCTGAAAGCCTTGTAAAAGTTCATAATGGAGTTGTTACAACAAATCCAATCGCAGGGACAAAACCACGTGGTAAAACAGTAAGTGAGGATTTAGAACTTGAACAACAGCTTTTGAAAGATGAAAAGGAAATTGCCGAACATCGAATGCTAGTTGACTTAGGTAGAAACGATATTGGCCGTGTAAGTAAAATCGGTACTGTAAAAGTTAGCAAATATATGGTAATAGAACGTTATAAATATGTCATGCATATCGTATCTGAAGTAATTGGCGAGCTACAAGATGATGTACATGTTTTAGATGTATTATCTTCTTGCCTACCTGCTGGAACAGTATCAGGTGCACCAAAGATTCGAGCGATGCAAATTATAAATGAATTAGAAGATAAAAAACGTGGTGTTTACGCGGGCGCAGTTGGTTATGTTTCTGTTCACGGAAATATGGACTTAGCACTAGCGATACGAACAATGATTGTAAATAATGATAAAGCATATGTTCAAGCGGGGGCAGGTATTGTCTATGATTCCATACCTGAATCTGAATATAATGAAACTTTAAATAAAGCAAAGGCTCTTTTGGAGGTGCACAGATGA
- a CDS encoding S-ribosylhomocysteine lyase yields MTKEKTNVESFDLDHTKVVAPYVRLAGVKEGEKGDVVTKYDVRFKQPNKAHMEMPALHSLEHLMADRIRNHSTKVIDLSPMGCQTGFYLSFINHNDYEDVLDILEKTLNDVLDATSVPACNEVQCGWAASHSLEGAQALAKEFLEKRDTWHIVFAE; encoded by the coding sequence ATGACAAAAGAAAAAACAAATGTTGAAAGCTTCGATTTAGACCATACAAAAGTAGTGGCACCATATGTACGACTTGCTGGAGTGAAAGAGGGAGAAAAAGGTGATGTTGTAACGAAATATGATGTTCGTTTTAAACAACCAAACAAAGCACACATGGAAATGCCTGCTCTTCACTCTCTTGAGCATCTGATGGCTGATCGTATTCGTAATCATTCAACAAAAGTCATTGATTTATCGCCGATGGGCTGTCAAACAGGCTTTTATTTATCATTTATTAATCATAATGATTATGAAGATGTATTAGATATTCTTGAAAAAACATTGAACGACGTATTAGACGCAACTTCAGTACCAGCTTGTAATGAAGTTCAATGTGGTTGGGCTGCAAGTCATAGTTTAGAAGGGGCACAAGCTCTAGCAAAAGAATTTTTAGAAAAACGTGATACGTGGCACATTGTATTTGCTGAATAG
- a CDS encoding arginine ABC transporter ATP-binding protein ArtP produces the protein MDIIVTFKEMNKSFKNHHVLKNINVQFNKGETTVILGPSGSGKSTLLRCINLLEIPQSGTLEIDSLKVDFAGKLTQKDKLDIRQNTAMVFQSFNLFPHMTVLENVIEGPITVLKKDKSSMIHTGEQLLEKVGLLHKKDSYPSQLSGGQQQRVAIARALAMEPKFLLFDEPTSALDPELEGEVLKVLKALAEEQKSMILVTHNLNFARVAADRILFLENGEIIFDGSTEDFFNNTENDRIISFIQSMQFI, from the coding sequence GTGGACATCATCGTTACGTTTAAAGAGATGAATAAGTCGTTTAAAAATCATCATGTGCTAAAAAATATTAATGTACAATTTAACAAAGGTGAGACAACTGTCATTCTTGGCCCTTCTGGTTCAGGGAAATCAACTCTTTTAAGATGTATTAATTTGCTGGAAATCCCTCAATCGGGTACTCTAGAAATAGATTCTTTGAAAGTAGATTTCGCAGGTAAACTAACTCAAAAGGATAAATTAGACATTCGCCAAAATACGGCAATGGTGTTTCAATCCTTTAATCTGTTTCCACATATGACTGTTCTTGAAAATGTTATTGAAGGACCGATAACAGTGTTGAAAAAAGATAAATCAAGCATGATCCATACTGGGGAGCAGTTACTAGAAAAGGTAGGGCTATTACACAAAAAAGATAGTTATCCGTCTCAATTATCTGGCGGTCAACAGCAGCGTGTAGCTATTGCCCGTGCCCTTGCAATGGAGCCGAAGTTTTTATTATTTGATGAGCCAACTAGCGCACTTGATCCAGAGTTAGAGGGAGAAGTATTAAAAGTATTAAAGGCCTTAGCAGAAGAACAAAAATCTATGATTCTTGTAACTCATAATTTGAACTTTGCTCGTGTTGCTGCAGATCGAATTTTATTCCTCGAAAATGGCGAAATTATTTTCGATGGAAGTACAGAGGATTTCTTTAATAATACAGAGAATGATCGTATCATATCATTCATTCAATCAATGCAATTTATTTAG
- a CDS encoding cysteine ABC transporter permease, with protein sequence MSRELEIVLNSIWPLLKAGLAVTIPLSLISFAIALVIAVITALVKLSNFKILKFIFSTYVWIFRGTPLLVQLFLVFYGLPKAGITLDPWVAAIITFSLNTGAYASESIRASILSIPKGQWEAAESLGMTYWQLLRRVIAPQTIRISLPPVTNDFIDLVKGTSLAASITIAEMFMIGQQIVAFTYEPLAIYSLVAILYLIFVSILTIIQGKLEKYASKYI encoded by the coding sequence ATGAGTAGAGAGCTTGAAATTGTATTAAATTCAATATGGCCACTTTTAAAGGCTGGTCTAGCTGTAACAATTCCATTGTCACTAATTTCTTTTGCAATTGCTTTAGTGATCGCTGTTATTACAGCACTTGTAAAACTATCTAACTTTAAAATTTTAAAATTTATTTTCAGTACATATGTATGGATATTTAGAGGGACACCTTTACTTGTGCAATTATTCCTCGTTTTTTATGGATTACCAAAGGCGGGTATCACTTTAGATCCTTGGGTTGCAGCTATCATAACATTCTCATTAAATACAGGAGCCTATGCTTCGGAATCCATTCGCGCCTCTATCTTATCGATCCCAAAAGGTCAGTGGGAAGCGGCGGAATCATTAGGGATGACCTATTGGCAACTATTAAGGAGGGTAATCGCTCCACAAACTATCCGAATTTCGTTACCCCCCGTTACAAATGATTTTATCGACCTTGTAAAGGGAACGTCACTCGCAGCAAGTATCACTATTGCAGAGATGTTTATGATAGGTCAACAAATTGTGGCATTTACATACGAACCTTTAGCAATTTATTCACTTGTTGCTATTCTTTACTTAATTTTCGTATCGATTTTAACGATCATTCAAGGTAAACTAGAAAAATATGCTTCTAAGTATATATAA
- a CDS encoding amino acid ABC transporter substrate-binding protein: protein MKKWLSALLLVIVVGALAACGSDEATNTTDGAGSTNKLEQIKESGVITIGLEGTFPPFSYHDETGTLTGFEYEIAAQIAEDIGVEAKYVETKWDSLIAGLDTDKYDFVINNISITDERKEKYDFTIPYMESVATLAVHADSDINSLEDFAGKKAAQTVTSNFAQDARDLGAEIVPTENLTNSIELVLQKRADGTIHDRVTFLTYLKEQPDAPIKLVEGKTSSSEIALILNQGNEEFREALNAIIKKRLEDGTFAAISEKYFGDNVMYQ from the coding sequence TTGAAAAAATGGTTATCAGCATTGCTACTAGTAATTGTTGTTGGAGCTTTAGCGGCATGCGGTAGTGATGAAGCTACTAATACAACTGATGGAGCAGGAAGTACAAACAAATTAGAACAAATTAAAGAATCAGGTGTTATAACAATTGGACTAGAAGGGACTTTCCCTCCATTTAGTTATCATGACGAAACAGGCACTTTAACAGGATTTGAATATGAAATTGCAGCTCAAATTGCCGAAGATATTGGTGTGGAAGCTAAATATGTTGAAACAAAATGGGATTCTTTAATCGCAGGTCTCGATACTGATAAATATGATTTTGTTATTAATAATATTTCGATTACAGATGAGCGTAAAGAAAAATATGATTTCACAATTCCATATATGGAATCTGTTGCAACACTAGCAGTTCATGCTGATTCTGATATTAATAGTTTAGAAGACTTTGCAGGGAAAAAAGCTGCCCAAACGGTAACAAGTAACTTCGCACAAGATGCTCGTGACCTAGGAGCTGAAATTGTTCCTACTGAAAATTTAACAAATTCTATCGAATTAGTATTACAAAAACGTGCTGATGGAACAATTCACGATCGTGTTACTTTCTTAACATATTTGAAAGAACAACCAGATGCACCAATCAAGTTAGTTGAAGGCAAGACAAGCTCTTCAGAAATCGCATTAATTTTAAATCAAGGTAATGAAGAATTCCGTGAAGCGTTAAATGCAATTATCAAAAAACGCCTTGAAGATGGTACATTTGCCGCAATATCAGAAAAATACTTCGGTGACAATGTAATGTACCAATAA
- a CDS encoding membrane protein → MEIITPEFFSALMSIILINLVLAGDNALLIGLAAKNLPKKQQKQAIFLGTIGAIVVRLILTIVAVKLLEIDGLLLIGGVLLVYISFKLLTSNNEPEIHSKKNTLFSALSTIIIADVLMGVDNVIAVAGAANGDILLITLGLIISIPIVVWGSTLVIKLIEKFPIIILIGSGVLTLTAAEMIAKDAYVKPFFDNPSEILRFEIILVIVVTYIGLMVRILKGNESKEAY, encoded by the coding sequence TTGGAAATCATTACACCGGAATTTTTTTCCGCTTTAATGTCCATCATTCTGATCAACTTAGTTCTTGCTGGTGATAATGCGTTATTGATTGGTTTAGCTGCAAAAAATCTACCGAAGAAACAGCAGAAGCAAGCAATTTTTTTAGGAACAATTGGGGCCATAGTCGTTCGTCTTATATTAACAATTGTTGCTGTGAAATTACTCGAGATTGATGGCCTTCTATTAATTGGTGGTGTGTTATTAGTGTACATCTCCTTCAAATTACTTACTAGTAATAACGAGCCCGAAATCCATTCAAAAAAGAACACACTATTTAGTGCTTTATCAACAATTATAATTGCTGATGTATTAATGGGAGTTGATAATGTCATTGCGGTTGCTGGTGCGGCAAATGGAGATATATTATTAATTACTCTTGGCTTAATTATTTCCATTCCGATTGTTGTTTGGGGTAGCACTCTTGTAATAAAACTAATTGAAAAGTTTCCGATTATCATTTTGATTGGTTCAGGCGTTTTAACATTGACCGCAGCTGAAATGATAGCAAAGGATGCCTATGTAAAGCCATTTTTTGATAATCCTTCAGAAATCCTCCGTTTCGAAATTATTTTAGTTATCGTTGTGACATACATTGGATTAATGGTAAGAATACTAAAGGGTAATGAAAGTAAAGAAGCATATTAA
- a CDS encoding phosphate transport system regulatory protein PhoU, with protein sequence MGVRERYEHELDAVQKEFLKLCDQSIERLETSFKALINKDIEVAQEIVQRDVEINRFEEAINDRVILLMTRQQPVATDLRRLIVLLKAAADMERVGDYAVNIAKETIRIAKEPFITSVELIEDMCLKASQMLRQIVEAFVEENTAKAKEVAELDDQVDEMYGNMIKHLMRLSSVKQESIAQITYLSFVCRYIERCADHATNIAEYLLYLKKGQRYDLNN encoded by the coding sequence ATGGGTGTTCGTGAGCGTTATGAACATGAATTGGACGCTGTTCAAAAAGAATTTCTAAAGCTTTGTGATCAAAGTATCGAGCGACTTGAAACATCCTTCAAAGCATTAATAAATAAGGATATTGAAGTGGCACAAGAAATTGTTCAAAGAGACGTTGAAATCAATCGATTTGAGGAAGCTATTAATGATCGTGTTATTTTATTAATGACTAGACAACAACCTGTTGCTACAGATTTACGTCGTTTAATTGTCCTACTAAAAGCTGCAGCTGATATGGAACGTGTTGGTGATTATGCAGTTAATATTGCAAAAGAAACGATTCGCATTGCAAAAGAACCGTTCATTACTTCTGTGGAATTGATTGAGGATATGTGCTTAAAAGCATCTCAAATGCTTAGACAAATTGTTGAAGCTTTTGTTGAAGAAAATACAGCAAAAGCTAAAGAAGTAGCAGAGCTTGATGATCAAGTTGATGAAATGTACGGTAATATGATTAAGCATTTGATGAGACTTTCAAGTGTAAAACAGGAAAGTATTGCTCAAATCACCTATCTATCATTCGTCTGCCGTTATATTGAAAGATGCGCTGACCACGCTACAAACATTGCAGAATACCTACTTTACTTAAAAAAAGGTCAACGGTACGATTTAAATAATTAA
- the pstB gene encoding phosphate import ATP-binding protein PstB has protein sequence MVQSNMITNENNIKINIQSTLQSQSASEETIAVANKNTVFETNNFDLWYGEHHALKDINLSIKENDVTAIIGPSGCGKSTYIKALNRMVELVPIVKTTGEINYRGRNIFEANYEVEELRTKVGMVFQKPNPFPKSIYDNIAYGPRIHGIKNKKVLDEIVEKSLRGAAIWDEVKDRLNQNAYGLSGGQQQRICIARCLAIEPDVILMDEPTSALDPISTLKVEELVQELKDNYSIIIVTHNMQQAARISDKTAFFLNGEVIEFDNTDKIFSTPTDQRTEDYISGRFG, from the coding sequence GTGGTACAGTCTAACATGATTACGAATGAAAATAATATAAAAATTAATATACAATCTACTTTACAATCTCAGAGTGCAAGCGAAGAGACAATTGCAGTAGCAAATAAAAATACAGTTTTTGAAACAAATAACTTCGATCTTTGGTATGGCGAACATCATGCGCTAAAGGATATTAATTTAAGTATTAAAGAAAATGATGTTACCGCTATTATTGGTCCATCAGGTTGTGGTAAATCTACTTATATTAAAGCTTTAAATCGTATGGTAGAATTAGTTCCAATAGTTAAAACTACTGGTGAAATTAATTATCGTGGACGTAATATCTTCGAAGCAAACTATGAAGTAGAAGAGTTAAGAACAAAAGTAGGAATGGTATTCCAAAAGCCAAATCCATTCCCAAAATCAATTTATGATAATATTGCGTATGGTCCACGAATTCACGGTATTAAAAACAAGAAAGTTCTTGATGAGATCGTAGAGAAATCATTAAGAGGAGCGGCAATCTGGGACGAAGTGAAAGATCGTTTAAACCAAAATGCTTATGGATTATCTGGTGGACAGCAACAACGTATTTGTATCGCACGTTGTCTTGCAATTGAGCCTGATGTAATTTTAATGGATGAACCAACATCGGCATTAGACCCTATTTCTACTTTAAAAGTGGAGGAATTGGTGCAAGAATTAAAAGACAATTATTCAATCATTATTGTTACACATAACATGCAACAAGCTGCCCGCATTTCAGATAAAACTGCATTTTTCTTAAATGGTGAAGTAATCGAATTTGATAATACGGATAAGATTTTCTCTACGCCTACAGACCAACGTACAGAAGATTATATTTCTGGTCGCTTCGGTTGA
- the pstA gene encoding phosphate ABC transporter permease PstA — MRYIDDTIVMKRMKSRLRKNNGWKTVFLLATLFALLCLVILLYRIVSQGIGYLDWDFITSFASRFADRAGILPALVGSLYMMAVVAPVSIILGVATAIYLEEYAKKKKFTDFIQMNISNLAGVPSIVFGLLGLTIFARALALGTSILAAGLTMSLLILPVIIVAAQEAIRAVPNDQREASYGMGATKWQTITRVVLPSAIPGILTGSILALSRAIGETAPLVVLGIPVILQFLPDSLLSTFTALPMQIYEWAKRPQEEFLYVASAGIIVLMILLVIMNSVAIFIRNKFQKRY; from the coding sequence ATGAGATACATTGATGATACTATTGTGATGAAGCGTATGAAATCACGTTTAAGAAAAAATAATGGATGGAAAACTGTATTCTTACTAGCAACATTATTTGCTTTATTATGTTTAGTTATATTATTATATCGTATCGTTTCTCAAGGTATTGGTTACTTAGATTGGGATTTCATCACTAGCTTTGCTTCTCGTTTTGCAGATAGAGCAGGTATTTTACCTGCGCTAGTCGGATCTCTTTATATGATGGCCGTCGTGGCACCTGTTTCAATTATTTTAGGTGTTGCTACAGCAATTTATTTAGAAGAATATGCGAAGAAAAAAAAATTTACAGATTTTATCCAAATGAACATATCTAACTTAGCAGGTGTTCCTTCAATTGTATTCGGTTTACTTGGATTAACAATTTTCGCTCGTGCATTAGCACTAGGAACAAGTATTTTAGCTGCAGGTTTAACGATGAGTTTATTAATATTACCTGTTATTATCGTTGCTGCGCAGGAAGCAATTCGTGCAGTCCCCAATGATCAACGTGAAGCATCTTATGGCATGGGTGCAACAAAATGGCAAACGATAACACGAGTTGTGTTACCATCAGCTATTCCTGGAATTTTAACAGGAAGTATTTTAGCCTTATCAAGAGCAATTGGTGAAACAGCACCACTTGTAGTATTAGGTATTCCAGTTATATTACAATTCTTACCAGATAGTTTATTAAGTACATTTACTGCATTACCGATGCAGATTTATGAATGGGCTAAACGACCTCAAGAAGAATTCCTATATGTTGCATCAGCTGGTATTATTGTGTTGATGATTCTACTTGTGATTATGAACTCTGTTGCGATCTTTATTCGTAATAAGTTCCAAAAACGATATTAA
- the pstC gene encoding phosphate ABC transporter permease subunit PstC, with the protein MASQGFRNGQSLQDMIAMSRNRKGKKFIEKLMPILLFIAAFISVLTTLGIVFTLIFETFEFFQRVSITDYLFGTEWLPFSGNNPQYGILALIAGTIKVTLIAILVAVPIGLAAAIYLSEYASDKARRTIKPILEVLAGVPTIVYGFFALTFVTPILQQLIPSLKIFNALSPGIVVGIMIIPMIASLSEDAMSSVPNSIREGALALGATKFEVAIKVVLPAALSGIIASIVLAISRALGETMIVSLAGGAKPTFDFNVTESIQTMTAYIVQVSSGDAGYGTTIYYSIYAVGFTLFIFTLIMNLLAHYISKRFREEY; encoded by the coding sequence ATGGCTTCGCAAGGCTTCAGGAACGGTCAATCGCTACAAGATATGATCGCGATGTCTCGTAATCGAAAAGGGAAAAAGTTCATAGAAAAATTAATGCCAATACTATTATTTATAGCGGCATTCATTTCAGTTTTAACAACTTTAGGAATTGTTTTCACATTAATTTTCGAGACCTTTGAATTTTTTCAGAGAGTATCAATTACAGATTATTTATTTGGCACTGAATGGTTACCATTCTCAGGAAATAATCCTCAATACGGCATTTTAGCTTTAATAGCAGGAACTATTAAAGTTACACTGATTGCAATACTAGTTGCTGTTCCAATTGGTTTAGCAGCTGCAATCTATTTGAGTGAGTATGCATCTGATAAAGCTCGACGCACAATTAAACCGATATTAGAAGTTTTAGCCGGCGTTCCAACAATTGTTTATGGTTTCTTTGCTTTAACATTTGTCACACCAATATTACAACAATTGATACCGTCGCTGAAAATATTCAATGCGCTTAGTCCAGGTATTGTGGTGGGAATTATGATTATTCCTATGATTGCATCATTATCGGAGGATGCGATGAGTTCCGTTCCAAATTCAATTCGTGAAGGTGCACTAGCTCTAGGTGCAACGAAATTTGAGGTAGCAATAAAGGTCGTTCTTCCTGCAGCACTTTCAGGTATTATTGCTTCTATTGTATTAGCCATATCACGTGCACTTGGTGAAACGATGATTGTTTCATTAGCAGGTGGAGCAAAACCGACATTTGATTTTAACGTTACTGAATCTATTCAAACGATGACAGCGTATATTGTTCAAGTATCTTCTGGTGATGCAGGATATGGTACAACAATTTACTACTCAATTTATGCAGTAGGATTTACATTATTTATCTTTACGTTAATCATGAATTTACTTGCACATTATATTTCAAAACGCTTCAGAGAGGAATATTAA
- the pstS gene encoding phosphate ABC transporter substrate-binding protein gives MKKWKYLTMTAVVGSALMLGACGSNGESTEQTENPTTGTENTGSETTEQETAKLSGTATGDGSSTVAPIMDALVELYKGEQPDVQVSSGVSGTGGGFEKFIAGETDFSNASRPIKEEEAAALEEAGIEYTEFKIAYDGLTVVVNPENTWATELTVDQLKQIWIEDGTTKKWSDIDPSWPAEEIAFYAPGTDSGTYDYFDEVILEGAEIVKNAELSEDDNTLVMGVSGNKNAIGFFGYAYYLENQDKLTAVTVDGVAPNNQTIESGEYTPLSRPLFVYASNSALKENAAFYDFMEFTLENAGDMAEEVGYVRLPDEIYAEGLATLEGLK, from the coding sequence ATGAAAAAATGGAAGTACTTAACTATGACAGCTGTTGTTGGTTCAGCATTAATGTTAGGAGCTTGTGGTTCTAATGGCGAATCAACTGAACAAACTGAAAATCCTACAACTGGTACAGAAAATACAGGTTCAGAAACAACTGAACAAGAAACTGCAAAATTATCTGGAACAGCAACAGGTGACGGTTCATCAACAGTTGCACCAATTATGGACGCATTAGTTGAACTTTACAAAGGGGAACAACCTGACGTTCAAGTATCATCTGGTGTATCTGGTACTGGTGGTGGTTTCGAGAAGTTCATCGCAGGTGAAACTGATTTCTCTAACGCATCTCGACCAATTAAAGAAGAAGAAGCAGCTGCTTTAGAAGAAGCAGGAATTGAATATACAGAATTTAAAATTGCATACGATGGTTTAACAGTTGTTGTTAACCCAGAAAACACTTGGGCTACTGAATTAACAGTAGATCAATTAAAACAAATTTGGATCGAAGATGGAACTACTAAAAAATGGTCTGATATTGACCCATCTTGGCCAGCTGAAGAAATCGCATTCTACGCACCAGGTACTGACTCTGGTACATATGATTACTTTGATGAAGTAATTTTAGAAGGTGCAGAAATCGTTAAAAACGCTGAGTTATCTGAAGATGATAATACATTAGTAATGGGTGTATCAGGAAATAAAAATGCAATTGGTTTCTTCGGTTACGCTTACTACCTAGAAAATCAAGATAAGTTAACAGCAGTAACTGTTGATGGTGTAGCACCAAACAACCAAACAATCGAATCTGGCGAATATACTCCACTTTCTCGTCCATTATTCGTTTATGCTAGCAACAGTGCATTAAAAGAAAATGCAGCATTCTATGATTTCATGGAATTCACTTTAGAAAACGCTGGTGATATGGCTGAAGAAGTTGGTTATGTTCGTTTACCAGATGAAATTTATGCTGAAGGTTTAGCAACTTTAGAAGGTCTAAAATAA